From a region of the Alnus glutinosa chromosome 1, dhAlnGlut1.1, whole genome shotgun sequence genome:
- the LOC133875471 gene encoding uncharacterized protein LOC133875471, which translates to MMASRAILRRKRFISGYVNASTRSIQSFPCIGHGHALQNLDSQGPKCSEDYPSTYFSRMKDGDKVSVAKEGLLPFSGLGQFRHGYYGITVLGFGNGRSKDISPMGMGLMSQSIRNAYTAAAKQPEMGSDDEKNEEMVAKKRKEASPEECDQAVEGLSSAKAKAKAKRLQESHKATKSSLQRVWATFLGIGPALRAIASMSRADWAKKLVHLKDEFKSTLQHYWLGTKLLWVDVRISSRLLLKLAGGKSLSRRERQQLTRTTADIFRLVPFAVFIIVPFMEFLLPVFLKLFPNMLPSTFQDKMKEQEALKRRLNARIEYAKFLQDTVKEMAKEVKNSRSGETRKTAEDLDKFLNRVRTGARVSNDEILGFAKLFNDELTLDNISRPRLLSMCKYMGIDTKLFKFTFTDAYLRYMLRKRLQRIKADDRLIEAEGVESLSEAELREECRERGMLGDLSVEEMRQQLRDWLDLSLNHSLPSSLLILSRSFLLSGRLRLEEVLQATISSLPDEVTDTVSVTALPSEDSVSGRRRKLEYLEMQEELIKEEEEKEEEEQARMKESKASQEDLALKEMSSPIAREAQEQARERAQEKQEHLCELSRALAVLASASSVSREREEFLSLVNKEIELYNSMVDKEGTGSEKDAMKAYRAAREETENAAEEAEGDVASSSLIERVDAMLQNLEKEIDDVDAEIGDRWRLLDRDYDGKVTPEEVASAAMYLKDALGKEGVQELISNLSKDTDGKILVEDIVKLGSRAEDANTADDGGM; encoded by the exons ATGATGGCATCCAGAGCAATTTTGAGAAGGAAGAGATTCATTTCTGGTTACGTGAATGCCTCCACTCGCTCAATTCAAAGTTTCCCATGTATCGGTCATGGGCATGCTCTGCAGAATTTGGATTCACAGGGTCCCAAGTGCAGTGAAGACTACCCTTCTACATATTTTAGTCGCATGAAGGATGGGGATAAAGTTTCGGTGGCAAAAGAGGGATTATTACCCTTTTCAGGGTTAGGACAGTTTAGGCATGGATATTATGGAATTACAGTTTTGGGCTTTGGAAATGGCAGATCGAAAGACATTTCTCCTATGGGGATGGGATTGATGTCACAGTCAATTCGAAATGCTTACACAGCTGCAGCCAAACAGCCTGAAATGGGCAGTGATgatgagaaaaatgaagaaatggttgctaaaaagagaaaggaagcaTCTCCAGAAGAATGTGATCAAGCTGTGGAAGGTTTGAGTAGTGCAAAAGCCAAAGCGAAGGCAAAACGGCTGCAAGAATCTCATAAGGCTACTAAATCTAGTCTGCAAAGAGTATGGGCCACGTTTTTAGGGATTGGTCCTGCTTTGAGAGCCATAGCTTCTATGAGCAG GGCAGACTGGGCCAAGAAACTTGTTCATTTGAAAGATGAATTTAAATCAACATTGCAACATTATTGGTTGGGTACTAAGCTACTCTGGGTTGACGTGAGGATCAGTTCAAGATTGCTATTAAAGCTTGCTGGTGGGAAGAGTCTCTCTAGAAGGGAGAGACAACAACTAACGCGAACCACGGCTGATATTTTTAGGCTAGTTCCTTTTGCAGTTTTTATCATAGTTCCATTCATGGAGTTTCTCTTGCCGGTATTTCTGAAATTATTTCCCAACATGTTGCCGTCGACTTTTCAAGACAAGATGAAGGAGCAG GAGGCATTGAAAAGGAGGTTAAATGCAAGAATAGAATATGCCAAGTTCCTCCAGGACACTGTGAAAGAAATGGCAAAGGAAGTTAAAAACTCAAGGAGTGGAGAAACTAGAAAAACAGCTGAAGATCTTGATAAGTTTCTTAACAGG gTTAGAACTGGGGCCCGTGTCTCTAATGATGAAATTTTGGGCTTTGCTAAGTTGTTTAATGATGAACTTACTCTAGATAATATCAGCAG GCCTCGGTTACTCAGTATGTGCAAGTATATGGGAATCGAcacaaaattattcaaatttactTTTACTGATGCATATTTACGTTACATGCTCCGAAAGAGACTCCAGCG gATTAAGGCTGATGATAGATTGATTGAAGCGGAGGGTGTGGAGTCCCTTTCAGAAGCTGAACTTCGAGAGGAGTGTAGGGAGCGAGGCATGCTTGGAGATCTTTCAGTTGAAGAAATGCGCCAACAG CTTCGTGATTGGTTGGATTTGTCTCTTAATCATTCTCTACCATCTTCCCTTTTGATCCTTTCCAG GTCCTTCCTTCTGTCCGGGAGGTTGAGGCTTGAGGAAGTTCTCCAAGCTACAATCTCTTCTCTGCCCGATGAGGTTACAGATACTGTTAGTGTTACAGCTTTGCCATCTGAAGATTCTGTGTCAGGAAGGAGAAGGAAACTGGAATATCTTGAGATGCAGGAAGAACTAATCAAG gaggaggaggagaaagaggaagaagagcaaGCCAGAATGAAGGAAAGTAAAGCTAGTCAAGAGGATTTGGCACTTAAAGAGATGAGTAGTCCAATAGCAAGAGAAGCACAAGAACAAGCCAGAGAAAGAGCACAAGAAAAACAAGAACACCTATGTGAACTAAGCCGTGCATTGGCTGTTTTAGCTTCTGCGTCT TCAGTTAGTAGAGAACGTGAAGAGTTTCTGAGCCTTGTCAATAAGGAg ATAGAACTTTATAACAGCATGGTAGATAAAGAGGGTACTGGTAGTGAAAAAGATGCTATGAAGGCATATAGAGCTGCTCGAGAGGAAACTGAGAATGCTGCTGAAGAGGCAGAAGGTGATGTCGCTTCGTCATCACTGATAGAGAGG GTTGATGCTATGCTCCAAAATCTTGAAAAGGAAATTGATGATGTGGATGCTGAAATCGGTGATCGTTGGCGACTACTTGACAG AGATTATGATGGGAAAGTTACTCCAGAGGAGGTTGCATCTGCTGCTATGTACTTGAAAGACGCATTGGGCAAGGAGGGTGTCCAAGAACTCATCAGCAACCTATCCAAAGACACAG ATGGGAAGATTCTTGTAGAAGACATTGTCAAACTGGGTAGTAGGGCAGAAGATGCAAATACAGCTGACGATGGGGGTATGTAG
- the LOC133875494 gene encoding mogroside IE synthase-like, translating to MERKTHILVIPYPIPGHINPMLQFSKRLASKGARVTLVTTTSLSKSMESLQEGSVYFETISDGYEEGGNLKIVDARLEHFSLVVAQSLAELIERQNSSQHPPKFLVYDSVMPWALNVARQLGVDGAPFFTQSCAVNAIYHHAHQGSIEMPLKTPSVSLPSMPSLGINDVPSFFNDTASYPALLKVVINQFSNFQEANWIFCNTYDKLEHEVVNWMASRWPVKTVGPTIPSMFLDKRLEDDKEYDLNLFKPNADACMNWLDTKEIGSVVYASFGSLAALGEEQMAEVAWGLKNSNCYFLWVVRASEEKKLPINFLQETTEKGLVVTWCPQLDVLAHKAIGCFMTHCGWNSTLEALSLGVPMVAMPQWTDQPTNAKFIVDVWKVGVRIKVDEKGIVTREEIEMCVREVMEGERGKEMKKNSMRWKELAIEAVDAGGSSDKNIEEFLAKLAHS from the exons ATGGAGAGGAAAACTCATATTCTAGTAATTCCCTACCCAATACCAGGACACATAAACCCAATGCTCCAATTCTCCAAGCGCCTGGCCTCAAAGGGTGCAAGAGTCACACTAGTCACAACCACCTCCTTGAGCAAGTCCATGGAATCCCTGCAAGAGGGCTCTGTGTACTTTGAGACCATCTCCGACGGGTATGAAGAAGGGGGAAACCTGAAAATCGTGGACGCACGCCTCGAGCATTTCAGCTTAGTAGTTGCACAAAGCTTAGCAGAGCTGATTGAGAGACAAAATAGCTCCCAACACCCTCCAAAATTTCTCGTCTATGACTCGGTCATGCCATGGGCTCTAAACGTAGCCAGGCAACTTGGCGTAGATGGAGCTCCTTTTTTCACCCAGTCTTGTGCGGTTAATGCAATCTATCATCACGCGCATCAAGGAAGTATAGAAATGCCCTTAAAAACGCCATCAGTGTCCTTACCCTCCATGCCATCACTAGGGATTAATGATGTGCCTTCGTTTTTCAATGATACGGCCTCCTATCCTGCTCTGCTAAAAGTTGTAATCAATCAATTCTCAAATTTCCAGGAAGCGAATTGGATCTTCTGCAACACTTACGACAAGTTGGAACATGAG GTAGTGAATTGGATGGCAAGCCGATGGCCAGTTAAAACAGTTGGACCGACTATTCCATCAATGTTCTTAGACAAGCGGTTGGAGGATGACAAAGAGTATGATCTCAACCTCTTCAAGCCTAATGCGGACGCTTGCATGAACTGGCTAGACACGAAGGAAATAGGGTCAGTCGTTTATGCATCATTTGGAAGCTTGGCAGCCCTGGGAGAAGAGCAGATGGCGGAGGTAGCATGGGGCCTCAAGAATAGCAATTGCTACTTCCTGTGGGTTGTTAGGGCATCTGAAGAGAAGAAGCTTCCCATTAATTTTCTACAGGAAACAACAGAGAAGGGGCTGGTTGTAACTTGGTGCCCTCAACTAGATGTGTTGGCACACAAGGCAATTGGGTGCTTCATGACTCACTGCGGGTGGAACTCAACGCTTGAGGCATTGAGCTTGGGAGTGCCAATGGTTGCGATGCCACAATGGACGGATCAACCAACTAATGCCAAGTTCATTGTGGATGTTTGGAAGGTAGGGGTCAGGATTAAAGTGGATGAAAAAGGCATTGTGACCAGAGAAGAAATAGAGATGTGTGTAAGGGAAGTaatggagggagagagaggaaaagagatGAAAAAGAATTCAATGAGATGGAAGGAATTGGCTATAGAAGCTGTCGACGCAGGTGGAAGTTCAGATAAAAACATAGAGGAGTTTTTAGCAAAACTTGCGCACTCCTAA